One window of the Candoia aspera isolate rCanAsp1 chromosome 16, rCanAsp1.hap2, whole genome shotgun sequence genome contains the following:
- the ENTR1 gene encoding endosome-associated-trafficking regulator 1, with amino-acid sequence MAGRGALPPGAVLGEGAEPRWAGLAGGPPGSPGEEANPFSFREFVRSKTRAAASASRRGAKGGSPQESLRSSLFLDESSFLAESPGLSKDLQEPFFADPTVSDSLLHGDDDDDDWSSTYQPSAVEEAHLARAPSGSLSCSTSGSFCCNLSDLQTFSPEQLGRSDRISRGSLGKGDQSPPGDQMSPEDGFYRLLQLRYEELKEENSKLRSKMSQIQAVSESQAERIRHLERTLEKNKWKEEKEAHELEAMVQQVEENLQLMTKRAMKAENSVIKLKQENTHLQVQVENYKLENIALRSGHLENLAVVKQNADVALQNLLAVITKSKSSIKQLVSGAEELQLVADLLKSIDKISEIPSQGTP; translated from the exons ATGGCCGGGCGCGGCGCCCTCCCGCCCGGCGCCGTCCTCGGCGAAGGCGCGGAGCCGCGCTGGGCAGGCCTTGCCG GCGGGCCGCCCGGCAGCCCCGGGGAGGAAGCCAACCCCTTCTCCTTCAGGGAGTTCGTGCGGAGCAAGACGCGGGCGGCGGCCTCGGCCTCGCGGCGGGGAGCCAAGGGCGGCAGCCCCCAG GAATCATTGAGGTCCTCCCTCTTCCTGGATGAGAGCTCCTTCTTGGCTGAGTCGCCGGGGTTGAGCAAGGACTTGCAAGAGCCGTTTTTTGCAGACCCAACTGTTTCAGACTCCTTGCTGCATGGGGATGACGACGACGATGACTGGAGCAGCACGTATCAGCCCTCTGCCGTCGAAGAGGCCCACTTGGCCAGGGCCCCCAGCGGCTCACTCAGCTGCAGCACTTCAGGCTCTTTCTGTTGCAATCTCTCAGACCTCCAGACCTTCTCCCCGGAGCAGCTGGGAAGAAGTGATCGCATCTCACGTGGCTCTCTTGGGAAAGGGGACCAAAGCCCACCGGGTGATCAGATGTCCCCCGAAGATGGCTTCTATAGACTGTTGCAGCTGCGGTACGAAGAA ctgAAGGAAGAAAATTCCAAGTTAAGAAGTAAAATGAGCCAAATTCAGGCTGTTTCTGAATCCCAAGCAGAAAG AATAAGGCATCTGGAAAGGACATTAGAGAAGAACAaatggaaagaggagaaggaggctcATGAGTTGGAGGCTATGGTGCAGCAAGTGGAAGAGAATCTCCAATTAATGACG AAACGGGCCATGAAAGCGGAAAACAGCGTCATCAAGCTGAAGCAAGAAAACACGCACCTTCAG GTTCAGGTGGAAAACTACAAACTGGAGAACATAGCCTTAAGGTCTGGCCATCTAGAGAACCTGGCTGTAGTGAAACAAAATGCAGATGTTGCCTTGCAGAACCTTCTTGCTGTGATAACAAAATCTAAATCGTCAATCAA GCAGCTGGTGTCTGGTGCAGAAGAACTGCAGCTTGTGGCTGATCTTCTGAAGTCTATAGACAAAATATCTGAGATACCATCACAAGGAACTCCCTGA